aaataattactacaacattttacaacaaaataactataaaaatacacaaaaatctataaaattaaaataaacctaataaattcaaaattatttaaaaacttaataaattacttaaaaactcaaagaagcataaaaaatatagtaaaataactctattttgtagagttatcaaatatTAACTTATATCAAAGTTTAACATTTGCCCAACAAAATAAAgaactccaaaaccctcaaaattaCTCCTTTTTTGTCTATCAATAAGCCAAAAGAGTAATAACACACGTCATAAAAACATCCAACACAAAAGAAAAGACAAATAAAGTGTTTTTTTACAATTTATTGAAAACGAAAGTGATGCAAACGGTCGAGTGAAAATTCAGGACCAATTGATTCAGGATGGTGCATTGTAGTGTCTCAATGGCCGAGTGAAAATTCTGAAGGCTGCAAACATCTGTCTGGACAGTTCCCAAAGTTGTCTAGACAGTTGTGAGTTCAGTGAGAACAGGGTCAGAAGCATCTGATTTGAAAGCAAGGCTTTTGGTCTTCATGGCAGGAGTAGACTCTTCCTTCACTTTGGAGATGAGGCCAGCAGGTGGGGGAACACAATTTCATATTCCAATTTGAGAGGCCTTTGAGAGTCAAGCAATTTGTAGATCAAATGAGGAAAAACAAGATGTTGTCCTTCTTTTTGGCATTTCCTAAAGCAATGATCTGATCAAATTTATGAGAGCATCTTCGATGCTTGTAGCCCCAGTGGTGGCTCGAgcatatttattatataaaatgTCATTTTGTCAATAACAAATAAGATTTTTATTTGTTGTGGTTGGAAAAGTTACCACTTTCAGGCAACGTTgcttattttatttctaaaaaattaataatattttatactgTACTTTTGGCAACACTTTGCATTGCTGATGCTTTGAGTAGCTAAATCAATTGTGACTCATGTACCAACCTTGAATAGAAAGAACATCGTGCCATAGGTAATGGCTGAGGTGTGAGTGGTGGGTTTCCAATTATTGATGACAAACTTGTGAAGTACaccatagtagtagtagtaaggtCGGTCACTTTAAGGATGGCAAAATCAATTGAGTCATTTTAAACTTCAGGAGGCAGCTTGAGCACTTTAGCTATTTCAGAAGAGTTAAAAGCATACCAATGCCCATGAACATACACTTTTTCAAACATAAATGAATTTTTCTCAAATAGTTCATCATTGatatttgcataaaattcttgaACTACCCTTGAAACAAAAACATCAAAATTAGTGAGAGCGCCCAACCAACCCCTTTCCTCAATATTTTTCAGAACATTAAACACATGATAGGTAGAAAAAGAGAAAATTTTCTCACAAATAAATTCCTTATGCAAATAATGTTTCATGTTTTTCTCATTGCCATTGAAGCAAAAATTCAGAGAGTAGGCTTTGAACACGAAACTTGACTGGGGCTGAGATGCAACAACTTTCTTTGAAGTTGGATTTGGGAATTCCATAGCTTTCTTGCCCTGAGATTTTAAGGAAATAGGAATGTCCTCTGAGGGATCAGACTCAGTTTCTGATAGATCTTCCAGGTCTGCTACAGCCTCTTTGTCTTCGTCTTCTTGTTCTTCATCATTTGAAGGTTCATATTCCTTCACGGACTCATCTTCAGAGGAATTACAGGCTGGTAGGAAAATTTTGGCCTTTTCCTATATTTTGACAAATGAGTTGATTCAGTAGGGGAGGAAATAAGGCTTGTACCTTTACCCCTAGGTGAACTGTGAGATGCCACGACTTGAAATCATCCCTTGGTTTTTTTCTTAGAAGTTAGAACCTCTGGGGACTAAAAAGATTAAGATTTGGTCTCAGATGGAAATTTCTCCTCTTCGGACATCGTTGGTTCAAGAGAGGTTGAAACACCCTTTGAAGTGGCTAGGACAGAGGCGAGTGAAGCCAACTCACTAAGGCCTTTGGTTTTGGCCACCACAAGTGGAGCCACCGTGATAAGGGTCTTAAGGACTGTAAGGTCTAGAATCACCACCGCAGTGCTGGTGGAGTCACTTGGAGTATGAACACGGGTGCCAGATTTTGAGAGCACGGTCTTTCATGCCTTTCTTTTGGTTACACCACTGGCAGAGGCAGTGAGGATAGGAGGAGTAGCCTTCAGAAGAGCACCAGACCCATAGGTCTTCATAGCTTTCTACAGAAAGGGTTAGacaaagaaaacaaaaagaaagcaaatggaaaaagagaaagaaaaaagaaagaaggagggtACACAAAGAGGAAGAGCTTTTATCGGGTTTAAAAAATAAAGAGGATATGATAAATAGAGACTGATGTGACCAACTTAAATGAGAGAAATTTGatatcttttccttttttttaaattgtgatttacaataaatataaaaatcaaACAAATCCATTCAAAGCACAAATCGGGTAACTAACCATAAGGCCAATTTTTTGGGTCAAATAGTATATTAGGAAAACAAAGTGAATTGACAAAAATCCTCACGAGCCCCACACAACCagatatattaatatatatatgggCAATTCTATAATCCCTCGGTTGGATTTGAAGGTTTTAGTCCTTCATCAAATCTAAGTCGCCCGATTGTTGATGAACGGTAAGATTGAGACGCAATATTGACAATGTGTTAAAATACACATATACCCCTTCATACCCCTTAGCAACCGGCTACGTGTTTCACTTTCACATATACCCCTTGACAGACTACAAGAGGAGAGATCTGAAGAATGTAAAGGTGGCCTCAAATGACTCCAGAGACATGCTACCCCGTTCAGGAGGATGCAAAAACAGAGTTAGCTGAGGAACTATCCAAAATAAAGGTGGCAGAATCAGAAGATTTCACTAAGCCAGTAAAGTTAGAGAAAGATGAGCAAGTACCGAACTTCGGACAATACGGTGTTCAAAATAAGACGTTTCCCATGCAAGCTCTCACAAAATGTGATGGTCTTCGATGCTCCCAAAGAAAAGATCATTGTTCTGTTTCTATATACATAATGCATGTGTTGGCTTGTCAAATATGTCTAGATCTGGTTTCAACCATTTACCTTGGAGTGGTTTAACCTTTTAAAACTATCAATAGACTGTTCCTCAACAGTTTTTCTTGTAATGTGCAGAAGAAGATGAGGGTTTGGAGAAAACAACTGCTTCAAAAGAACCAGGCATTGTTGACATAGACTCAGACGTAAAGGATCCTCAAACTTGTAGCTTGTATggtccctatatatatataaataataactgATGCATTACAAAGCTTTATCATGAAGCCATTTGTTTAGAAAATAATGGTTAAGATacgtgtttttatttttttttcccttttttcgaATTGTGTTTTCAAAATTGATATCCTTGTATTAGTTTTCCATTTCATGTCAACCGCAACAGTCACTCAACGTCGATGACGACGACGATAACGACGACAACAACAACTTTGAACCCCACTCAGGTGGGGCTTTGATCTCATCTCGGGTCATCATCAAAACTCCGGTGATATGGCCTCATGCTGCCCCAGAGGCCGACCACCTAGCTCGATGAACAAGCCAAAGTCATCGATGATCATCACACGAGAGAGCGCAAACACTCTCCGGGCCCACATCTTGGAGGTCGGAAGCTGCTGCAACGTCTTTGACTTTGTCGCCACTTATGCCCGGAAGCGGCAGCGTGGGATTTGTGTCCTCAGCGGAAGCGGCACCATCACCAACATCACGTTTCGGCAGCTCGCCGCAGCCGGAGTCGTGGTGACCCTCCACGGAAGGTTCGAGATAATTTCCCTTTCAGGATCGTTCTTGCCCTCGCCTGCGCCACCGGGCGCCACCAGCCTCACTGTATTTTTGGCCGGTGGACAAGGTCAGGTGGTTGGTGGGAATGTTGTTGGAGCCCTAATTTCAGCCGGTCCGGCCATTGTGATAGCTTCCTCTTTCACGAACGTGGCATATGACTCATTTTTTGTTACATTTTACTCATTTCATGTTATGTAATATATCATTTTAATTACATAGCTACAGATAAAATTTTACGTAGCTAATATTGTAAATAAGTTTCAACTTCATACTAAAATGACCATACAACCCCAACTCATTATTTTTTGGGACTGACATTTACAGTTATACCCCTTACTTTTCACAGTCAGACCAGCACAATTTTTCACATCCGGTTTACATAACCGATTCAACAGGtataaagtttaaaaaagaaaaacatcAAAATTGTTCATAGCATGACACTTGACAAAAAGTTTTGGGTCCCACTTGTTGGACTAAGTCCCGTGAGGGACTAAAGAATTTccctatatatattatatattatatattgttttttttttaatgtaaatgccaaaatatcttcttttttttaTTGAGCTCCAAAACTGTGACCTGTCCATTGGGAAAATaacaaatattaatttataaCAAGCATTtttttgtaacatcccaaattacttaataaggcttagggccttgattagggtgtcatgatggaaaattatgaaaattatatgtttatgtgttttatatacgtgtaattatgtgattatgtgagttatattattatatgacttgatatgcatgtttaggtgtattaattaagaatgtgggcccgtttcttattagaagggcaatttttgtaatttgaccccttatgggtatatttgacatatatgtcatatatgtgtgggaccacatattatgtggatatatttgggttactcggaggcaatcctagagagcaagttagcgggaaagtcacaacgggaccaatattTGACTCGgtgcgagtcaaggggtatttagcacattactgggatattgggtaatgagaatgaatatttgattatttattgggagttagtgagatcaggaggaaattataaagattttgactattttaccctcgggggtgtttttgggaccccgagcattgggattaacttgaggttacttaagctcgaagtaacctgagaGAAATAGATATACATTTAAAACattgtttctctctctcccgttatccctttttacacataatcagaggtaatttaagctttgaatttccgaGTTTCCATTTCCTAAAgcttcttaagttttgaatttggattctaCGTTCTGATGTGTTTTTGACtggtttgaagcttgggttttgatggttttgggccattgagatgattaGAAACTTTGtgttttgggatttggatatgtttggataggtttatggagtgTTTTGAAATGGAAAAAACAGAGGTTTTTGGTTGGGTTCCAGGTCGGGCTGTGGCCATGTTCTTGGGCATCGCGGCCCAAGCTTAACGAAGAAGAGGACCTGGCTGATGGGCACTTAGGGCTGCGGCGCCTGATAGGCGTGCCACAACGCGCGACACAGATAGAAAGGGGCAAAGGCCTCTATTTTTGGCGGGTTGCGGCACTTAAGGGGAATTTGGCCTTAGggagggttttgagtgcgggaactcaaacctaagggctcaggatcgatcctactacccagtttggtaggattcgacgtcccagaggctaggactcgatccggaagcctttatttactcattattgatgagattctatacttggttgtgactatgtTAATCCTAGGGGTTTAGGATTAGGATCGTGCTTGATGGTCgttcttatttttcattacactcggacttgaggtaagaaaactacacccattacgtgacatacatgattaggacttggcccgaatgctgaatatagttttgattgggcaatggcccctgtaaatgtgcatgattatgattatgcttgtgattattgatgaagcatgttgagtgctctatatatgaatatttgttatatgatgaatgcttgtttgcattatatacttgagtaaagcattgacttatcagtcaaggatggcaatagagTTAAGCgctagtcgtaaagcattgacttatcagtcaagggggACAATagtgcgttgagcgctggtcgatatgattggaTCTAATCAGGAGAGAGTTACACGCTCGTTCGACCCgatggtcgtagaaaactaaagcgcttggctcgCTCTGTGGCTAGTTATTCAGAGCAAGGGCAAATGatccaggttgactctatggtcatctatttagagcaaaaggccccaggttgactctatggtcatcagATTAGGGTTGCGAGCCCCataatgattccataatcatttatttgtacctgtatgcatgcacgagtaggttattactgatgggcatgctagatatacaTATGAATATGTGTATATTGTTCACGCacttgtattaagttttcttgttgggccttggcgcacgagtgctatgtggtgcaggtaaagggaaaggaaagttggaccagccatgagttggagagcttaggtggtgatgtgtacatatgtggctgcttgaccaccatgaccaaggtttcttagaggaactagagttaaaccctacttttgccgcttaggtcggcgggttgtaactttgagttgtaatgaccattttggaactgtaaacaactaaGTAAATGGTATTATGAAATCCCATATACAGTTTAGTGCttttaatgaaacatccattccttttaaccaatttttttaaccctagaccagtaatcacacttagatgcacgtttatggcctaattactcatttagtgagttaagcactatttaaaatacacagtgtaacggtcttggctaaccagggcattacaacttggtatcagagtgtgccaaggttaagggttcctaaagacagactgggcatgtacactcaccactgaagataAGCTCGAAttagggttcggtaactatttatgtggttatgtgtgtaactacttaaataggatataaatgtttTATCTGCATGTCTTATTATGTagcatgagatatattgatagggcctggcccttgaatgCTGCATGATATAAACAGAACGTGCTAATTAGCAatgatattgcttgtgaatgccaAAGAATCACTTATTAACATTGATATATGGACATGTAAGTCAGGACACGCTCATTAGCGCTGTCATAAATACATGTATGCCAtaaaattcttattagcattgttaattgttataGATATCaggacgtgcttattagcaccagacttgaatatgaatcgacatgcttattagcatgactgttgaatgtgaatggttatatgcttgatcttggaccgtgaggcggcaagaggtttagttatcgcTATCTAACTGGtcgaattgattattgcagcaaagTATAAGCTTGGATGTATGCTTCCAAGGCCGATTGAATCATCAAATGgtcaggaagatcagggccagaatgatagacagggtcaagataatgaccagggtcagacccctcagcCAGCTTCTGAGAATAAGCAACAGTTGTTTGCTGATTTGCAAGCTagggtattgaggcaggaagaagaaatttgcCTCCTGAGATAACAACAGGTTCCTGTAGGGAACATCTTGCCAAaggcaccacctgtgatggtgccaacagCTAGCCGTCAgaggctgggaataaatgggaacctttttatgaaaggttcaggaaacagtaCCCTCTAGTCTTCAAGGGTAATGCGGATCCGGCCaaggccgagcagtggatgagtatggttaccaccatcctagactttatgagggtgtctggtaacgAGAGGGTGCCATGTGCCatgtatatgtttcgggaggatgcccgaatctggtgggaagtgatatctggattgggaagagtttcaaactctgatTAATGAGAAgcattacaatgatgccatcagggtggagaaggctgaagagtttagcaggttacttcagggaaactcattagtgactgaatatgccttgaaatttgataaaCTGGCAAATTTTTGTCTGGGAACTGGTGCCCagtaattgttatattatttcatataatataatattagattaaataatgtgacaaaatgtgatttgtcacacaaatgtgatttgtcacaccttgtaacatattattgagagtcacaaaattggactaatgtgtgtgccaaaatgtgacatattttggagttacaaaatcagttacaaatttgtaactcccaaatattacccaataatgtgtatattatatgttacacatttgagattggatttcataaagtcatgatgatatatgactgttggagacatgtttttaactcccaatagttgtttggaggttacaaaatcatgtgggaaaggatttgggacgttttggaacgttttggaaaaatgatttttttgtgctgaaaatggcctgtggccgcggccactgactttcagtggccgcggcctgggggacagaagctagtggccgcggccactgaaaagtcgtggccgcggccagtgaggttgacagcctatgtgaattttcagttttttccaaattgaacggttctaacatcccaaataactcccaaatctccattttaattccataaacatccaattaaatattggtaacagccatgagggttggtggaatttgaaattcaaagaggtatctcaaactctataaataggagcctaatgctcacttgtaagacaacaccatttttcatccacaaagcacttggctgaaaaatacaccttgagccttgataattccagagagttatttccttgagagatcccttagtgcttagagaatagggggaaataagctttttgacaaaggtcttgaaccttgttcaagttggtgatccccactgctctacactttggttgagtgtgagagtttgtttgtgttttcattcttttgttctttttatttacttgtattttgagcaattgagttgtaatacttatttaatcaatattatcttgtccattgtatttttgcatagagttgtatttggtttttccataattctattgagcaataatatatattctctaacaatcaaaagcttatattcattttcaatggaaggagaagccatagagatcttgtgaggattcaaccttgaaaagatggtaagataaggtaatgttcttctttgattttcttagaagatctagtagttttcatatagtgatagatatgagaagaagaaaattttataaatgaggttcattgttttctaatatcttttgttttttcaaatatagtggttagattagaagataattcaacatcttgagttttatgatatgtgattaatatgtaaataatctagtagattattgggtaaaatGCTTCCATGTCATAGAATTGTCCTATTTTGtgttaatgagaaattattagaatgacaactatatgagttttatatgacatgcctatatattgattttgtgaatcaatagaaatgtgaaatcatatgtggATGATATTATTAATTCAtatttcatattaataaagagccatattagtTGACAacaatgtgaaattatattgaaatataatcttgtaaacatttgtgagatgttaatatgttttatcctatattgatgagaattatcatgattattgtggtgtgccatataatatgattattaaggtgataataatattaatatgttttatcctctattattgcaatgtgatgagttaccattcatttggtaaataaagagaattatttgagaaatgaaatttctcatttaagtgtttaccatctcactttatgagataagaaaagatgaaactaagggggttacatcttttaatggttgtgtcttgccattacaagaaaaatggatcaaagtggattaaaaaattgtgagatgacatattgactcaatagacttaaagtctaaagaatggtcaaaagagaaaatatttgagaattatttagtgacaataattcttaaacattgaatatctcaatgaggagacattacaaaattggagaagcaattttgaatctttacaccaatggtgaataaaagagaactttattcattttggttaaagatggtgatatgtttaaattaatctcagtgaggagataattttaaacaaaacataagaaatcaaagtgtttaaataaatcaatgaggatttattttctttgatttaaagtgtttaaaaaaaaattgacattttcattttcattttgttgagaaaatcaatggatgtcaaattgatgttttcaaaagaatctcaaagagactcttaaaaaatacacaaaagttgtttaagtgatttatagattatttagacaactaaaaatgaaatttgtgattatttgtttgagaaattttcacattaaatttgtgttcacattttattttgtgaaatatataaaagaaagcaaccatgtaaaagttactttcaaataagtgtgctttgctttagcaagtaaatgaatcaagataaacattgaggttttttattttgatctattgagtgtttatcatgaagcttaagaactcatgatgaactttgagaatcataggtctagatttatcttggaggataaatgacttattagaataaagagatttctattttaaagtgatattttattatcactatgtgagaaatgtgggggtgatgctccaaagttaatcaatttattttgttgttaatcaattgattaatttggtcatcctatcaaataggtgatttggaattccacattctaaatcacattcgcTATaagtgtatagaatggataaatctagacatgcttggtgtctaaagttactgtttgtaatattttgattcaagaatgaatcaatttaaaacataaaggagaattttacaaacaaagaggtttctagaattaatattcaaatgtttttcttggatattaaactataaaatagtgggggtgttgactatgatcaaaatcactattttaaagaggtaactattttaatcaaactatggctagcaacaaagtttgaataaaataatgagagtgtctaagtatgcatacatgagaaaagaaatgattcaaatggaattatttctacatctcaaggggtgggacttagactccctaaagagattcacggttgatggtaacctatcttaatactagtaaccaaactagtattaggttcaataggtaataacaagtcaatcaagtgaatagatagtagtactcaaattttgtcccttctgagatatgagtactagtgtgttaccaaaatgagggttaaaaccgaaaggttttttaatagaattcaatcttgaaaagacaagtattttagggtaacaaaatactgtaagagttctacctatatagacctaggggtggtgccgcccctcatgagaattgggagtcattctcaagaaaagtctatgaatggaatgtgcacatggccattaacggtgcaaaagcgagacattgaggtctcaagtgaacatagcaaaggtgtgtatgttatcactggtttgttatcaagggatagtggttcaatgcttcggcaaccaaaatttcaacaaactttgtgataattacactaaggtaaaattcaagtcgaaagacattttactttatgcaccaatgcaaaggtttctatagagagtgattatttaatcaagtggaggaatattatattttaatataatgtttgattgattaaataagtgttacaaaaagtgattatttaatctagtgggggaatgttatattatttcatataatataatattagattaaataatgtgacaaaatgtgatttgtcacaccttgtaacatattattgagagtcacaaaattggactaatgtgtgtgcccaaatgtgacatattttggagttacaaaatcagttacaaatttgtaactcccaaatattacccaataatgtgtatattatatgttacacatttgagattggatttcataaagtcgtgatgatatatgactgttggagacatgtttttaactcccaataggtgtttggaggttacaaaatcatgtggaaaaggatttgggacgttttggaacgttttggaaaaatgacttttttgtgctgaaaatggcctgtggctgcggccactgactttcagtggccgcggccactgaaaagtcgtggccgcggccagtgaggttgacagcctatgtgaattttcagttttttccaaattgaacggttctaacatcccaaataactcccaaatctccattttaattccataaacatccaattaaacattggtaacagccatgagggttggtggaatttgaaattcaaagaggtatctcaaactctataaataggagcctaatgctcacttgtaagacaacaccatttttcatccacaaagcacttggctgaaaaatacaccttgagccttgataattccagagagttatttccttgagagatcccttagtgcttagagaatagggggaaataagcttttggacaaaggtcttgaaccttgttcaagttggtgatccccactgctctacactttggttgagtgtgagagtttgtttgtgttttcattcttttgttctttttatttacttgtattttgagcaattgacttttaatacttatttaatcaatattatcttgtccattgtatttttgcatagagttgtatttggtttttccataattccattgagcaataatatatattctctaacagtaatgggaccaaaagggagaggtttctctaggggctacagcctatgatagcccgggatgttcgtattaccactgtgccaggggtgactacctatgcacaggttgttgagaatgcactcacagctgagagtgcagagaacaaaatctggcgTGATAACACGACCAGGAGAGGCACTAGGAGGGTGagacctccatttatgagttcaggtaagggtggaggccctagtgatcagaaaaggaaggttcATGATGCCTTTCCAGCTCCAGACCCTGACAGGAGACCACGTAGTATTTCAGCAGGCCGCCAAGGCAGTAGTGAGGGCTGGAGGATTTTTCCAAAGTGcactagatgcaagaggcgtcatatAGGGGAGTGTCGAGCAAAGAACTGATTTTTATGCGGGGTAGTGGGACACCTAAAGAAAGATTgcctgaaggaaagaaaggaagaaccacgAAAGACAGACAACTTGACCCCAGTTCGAGTGTTCGTGTTGACACAGGCAGAagttgaggcttgtccctcacTAGTCACAGGTTagctttttagtgttggaacccttatactgttttgattgatt
The genomic region above belongs to Humulus lupulus chromosome 1, drHumLupu1.1, whole genome shotgun sequence and contains:
- the LOC133812773 gene encoding AT-hook motif nuclear-localized protein 23-like, which translates into the protein MTPETCYPVQEDAKTELAEELSKIKVAESEDFTKPVKLEKDEQVPNFGQYGVQNKTFPMQALTKCDEEDEGLEKTTASKEPGIVDIDSDVKDPQTCSLWGFDLISGHHQNSGDMASCCPRGRPPSSMNKPKSSMIITRESANTLRAHILEVGSCCNVFDFVATYARKRQRGICVLSGSGTITNITFRQLAAAGVVVTLHGRFEIISLSGSFLPSPAPPGATSLTVFLAGGQGQVVGGNVVGALISAGPAIVIASSFTNVAYDSFFVTFYSFHVM